The Thunnus maccoyii chromosome 9, fThuMac1.1, whole genome shotgun sequence genome includes a region encoding these proteins:
- the araf gene encoding serine/threonine-protein kinase A-Raf, whose protein sequence is MSSTSSSYSSSGETSPEDVPRGGGTIRVYLPNKQRTVVNVRQGQTVHESLDKALKVRGLSQECCAVFRLLEGRKRLTDWETDITPLVGEELLVEVLDDIPLTMHNFVRKTFFKLAYCDFCHKFLFNGFRCQTCGYKFHQHCSSKVPTVCVDMDTVSKRCDPNPCTDEYPQILLPENSPSQSNIALTPEPPGMDLLSPTSAFPFPMPGGDGQSLQRHRSTSTPNVHMVSTVGPAGASIIEEALKFNNIIGPEPSPKPSTSPPSSLGSPGRRPPKSPSEHKERKPSSSDDKKKVHRGGYRDSSYYWEVHSREVNIQKRIGAGSFGTVFKGKWHGDVAIKILKVTEPTPEQLQAFKNEMQVLRKTRHVNILLFMGYMTKPNFAIITQWCEGSSLYRHLHVTETKFDTMRRIDVARQTAQGMDYLHAKNIIHRDLKSNNIFLHEGWTVKIGDFGLATVKSRWSGSQQVEQPSGSILWMAPEVIRMQDSNPYTFQSDVYGYGVVLFELMSGTLPYSNINNRDQIIFMVGRGYLSPDLSKLYSTSPKSMKRLIVDCLKFKRDERPLFPQILVAIEQVQDLLPKIERSRSEPSLHRAVHAEDLNPLLFHTTRLMPL, encoded by the exons gtgAATGTTCGACAAGGACAAACTGTGCACGAGAGTCTAGATAAAGCGCTCAAAGTGAGAGGCCTAAGCCAAGAGTGCTGTGCTGTATTTCGCCTGCTAGAAGG TCGTAAGAGACTGACAGATTGGGAAACAGATATCACTCCTCTGGTTGGAGAGGAGCTTCTGGTCGAGGTCTTGGATGATATTCCCCTCACCATGCACAACTTT GTACGGAAAACCTTCTTCAAGCTGGCTTACTGTGATTTTTGCCACAAGTTTCTTTTTAATGGCTTCAGATGTCAGACATGCGGCTACAAATTTCACCAGCACTGCAGTAGCAAGGTCCCTACTGTGTGCGTGGACATGGACACAGTGAGCAAACG GTGTGATCCCAATCCCTGCACAGATGAGTACCCCCAGATATTATTGCCAGAAAATTCCCCGTCACAGAGCAACATAGCCTTAACCCCAGAGCCTCCTGG GATGGACCTCCTGTCTCCGACCTCAGCCTTTCCCTTCCCCATGCCTGGTGGAGATGGCCAGTCTCTACAGAGGCATCGCTCCACCTCCACTCCCAATGTTCATATGGTCAGCACAGTGGGCCCTGCTGGTGCCAGCATCATAGAG GAAGCACTAAAATTCAACAACATAATCG GTCCTGAGCCCTCACCGAAGCCCTCCACAAGCCCACCCTCCTCTCTCGGCTCTCCAGGGAGGAGACCGCCCAAGTCCCCCTCAGAGCACAAGGAGCGCAAGCCCTCTTCATCTGACGACAAAAAGAAAGTG CACCGAGGGGGCTACAGGGACTCGAGTTACTACTGGGAGGTCCACTCTCGAGAAGTCAACATCCAGAAGAGAATAGGCGCTGGCTCCTTTGGAACCGTCTTCAAGGGCAAGTGGCATGGAGACGTGGCGATCAAAATCCTTAAAGTCACAGAGCCGACACCTGAGCAGTTACAGGCCTTCAAAAACGAAATGCAGGTCTTACG GAAGACTCGCCACGTCAACATCCTGCTGTTCATGGGCTATATGACTAAGCCCAACTTTGCCATCATCACACAGTGGTGTGAAGGCAGCAGCCTGTATCGCCATCTGCATGTCACAGAAACCAAGTTTGACACTATGCGGCGCATTGATGTGGCCCGACAGACAGCACAGGGCATGGA TTATCTTCATGCAAAGAACATCATTCATCGAGATCTGAAATCAAACA atatttttcttcatgagGGCTGGACTGTTAAGATCGGTGACTTTGGCTTGGCCACAGTGAAATCTCGGTGGAGCGGCTCTCAACAGGTAGAACAACCCAGTGGATCCATTCTCTGGATG gcTCCTGAGGTGATCCGAATGCAGGACAGCAACCCATACACATTCCAGTCTGATGTATACGGCTACGGAGTCGTGCTGTTTGAGCTGATGTCAGGGACCCTGCCTTACTCGAATATCAACAACAGAGACCAG ATAATCTTTATGGTTGGACGTGGTTACTTGTCTCCAGACCTCAGTAAGCTGTATAGTACCTCACCCAAGTCAATGAAAAGGCTGATCGTTGACTGCCTGAAGTTCAAACGTGACGAGAGGCCCCTGTTTCCACAG ATCCTGGTAGCCATTGAGCAGGTTCAAGACCTGCTGCCAAAAATCGAGCGGAGTCGCTCTGAGCCCTCACTCCATCGGGCCGTCCACGCTGAGGACCTGAACCCCCTCCTGTTCCACACCACCAGGCTGATGCCCCTCTAA